One genomic window of Neisseria sp. oral taxon 014 str. F0314 includes the following:
- a CDS encoding ABC transporter permease: MTTSSLLKELKLLCRDLHGLAVLFVMPIVFMLIMSLALSRDQDPHTDSRIALVGAADDSVNTALAAALEKEQIYVTLMSSEKLTDAQNGLHDKRFQLVLHNPNPASGKIADNKALQIYVPPDTEPSWLAAVKGVLQQHYTQTRLDAYFDNNDGIKIDNKKLPRSIRKDIQKKVDEKNDEQFVAVQTFLDKKMLEEHYLSAGSGTVEKPNAVQHSVPAWLIFGMFFIMIPLSNVMALERQTNTITRLRLARASASGLIAAKLVPYFLINQLQFAGMLLLGRYLLPEIGVPALILNGSLVPYALLSTAVSAAALGYALLVSVCAKSTEHAVVLGGGGIILMAAIGGIMVPAHVMPETMQQLTWISPMAWGLKAFQELLLNRSGLDGIGRYLILLSAFAATTLTAAVLAYRRQLQTQVRF, translated from the coding sequence ATGACGACTTCTTCCCTCCTCAAAGAACTTAAACTGCTCTGCCGCGACCTGCACGGTTTGGCCGTGTTGTTTGTGATGCCCATCGTCTTCATGCTGATTATGTCGTTGGCGCTGAGCCGCGACCAAGACCCGCACACCGACAGCCGCATCGCGCTGGTCGGTGCGGCAGACGACAGCGTCAATACCGCGCTGGCCGCCGCGTTGGAAAAAGAGCAGATTTATGTCACGCTGATGTCGTCTGAAAAACTGACCGACGCGCAAAACGGCTTGCACGACAAGCGTTTCCAACTGGTGCTGCACAACCCGAACCCCGCTTCCGGCAAAATCGCCGACAACAAAGCCTTGCAAATCTATGTACCGCCGGATACCGAGCCTTCATGGCTGGCGGCAGTTAAAGGCGTTTTGCAGCAGCACTACACCCAAACGCGGCTGGACGCCTATTTCGACAACAACGACGGCATCAAAATCGACAATAAAAAACTGCCCCGTTCCATCCGTAAAGACATCCAGAAAAAAGTCGATGAAAAAAACGACGAACAATTCGTCGCCGTGCAAACCTTTTTAGATAAAAAAATGCTGGAAGAACACTATCTGAGCGCAGGCAGCGGCACGGTGGAAAAACCCAACGCCGTACAGCACAGCGTACCCGCATGGCTGATTTTCGGTATGTTTTTCATCATGATACCGCTGTCGAACGTCATGGCGCTGGAACGCCAGACCAACACCATCACCCGCCTGCGTCTCGCCCGCGCCTCTGCGTCCGGACTGATTGCCGCCAAACTCGTCCCCTATTTCCTGATTAACCAGCTCCAATTTGCCGGAATGCTGCTGCTCGGCCGCTACCTGCTGCCCGAAATCGGCGTGCCCGCCCTCATACTCAACGGCAGCCTTGTTCCCTACGCGCTGCTGTCCACTGCCGTCAGCGCCGCCGCACTCGGCTACGCGCTTTTGGTCAGCGTCTGCGCCAAATCCACCGAACACGCCGTCGTCCTCGGCGGTGGCGGCATCATCCTGATGGCGGCAATCGGCGGCATTATGGTACCCGCCCACGTCATGCCCGAAACCATGCAGCAACTCACTTGGATTTCCCCGATGGCATGGGGTTTGAAAGCTTTTCAAGAACTGCTGCTCAACCGCAGCGGACTGGACGGAATCGGCCGCTACCTCATCCTGCTGTCCGCCTTCGCCGCCACCACCCTGACCGCCGCCGTACTGGCTTACCGCAGGCAGTTGCAGACGCAGGTACGGTTTTAA
- a CDS encoding ABC transporter ATP-binding protein, whose protein sequence is MIQIQSLSHRYPKAETAALDNVSFDIADGECLGLLGHNGAGKTTLMSLLAGLQEVRQGEILFDGKPLRLLSRSERQKIGLVPQDFAFYPQLSVWDNLLFFASLYKVRDKGRLNALLEQTDLTAHKNKAAKHLSGGLKRRLNFAIGLINTPQLVFLDEITVGIDPQSRRFILDSVADLTRQGVTVVYTSHYLSEIEQLCGKIALLQHGKLVYHGGLDELLSTQTGVVRFTVEPPLPPQTLAALGAKQVDSRGMMETAHDAAAVYAALQQSGAQIRYFQQGHGSLETFYLDFLRKDEPATDKQNPQ, encoded by the coding sequence ATGATTCAAATCCAATCCCTCTCCCACCGTTATCCCAAAGCCGAAACCGCCGCGCTGGACAATGTGTCGTTCGACATTGCCGACGGCGAATGTTTGGGGCTGCTCGGCCACAACGGTGCGGGAAAAACAACGCTGATGTCGCTTTTGGCCGGCTTGCAAGAAGTACGGCAGGGCGAAATTTTGTTTGACGGCAAGCCTTTGCGCCTGTTGAGCCGCAGCGAGCGGCAGAAAATCGGTTTGGTGCCGCAGGATTTTGCGTTTTATCCGCAGCTTTCGGTGTGGGACAACCTGCTGTTTTTCGCTTCGCTTTATAAAGTGCGCGACAAAGGCCGTCTGAATGCGCTTCTAGAACAGACCGACCTGACCGCCCACAAAAACAAAGCGGCGAAGCATCTTTCGGGCGGGCTTAAACGTCGTCTGAATTTTGCCATCGGTCTGATTAACACGCCGCAACTGGTGTTCCTCGACGAAATCACGGTTGGCATCGACCCGCAGTCGCGCCGCTTTATCCTAGACAGCGTGGCGGATTTGACGCGGCAGGGGGTAACGGTGGTTTACACCTCGCACTATCTGTCGGAAATCGAACAGCTTTGCGGCAAAATTGCGCTGCTGCAACACGGCAAGCTGGTGTACCACGGCGGTTTGGATGAGCTTCTAAGCACGCAAACCGGTGTCGTGCGCTTTACCGTCGAACCGCCGCTGCCGCCTCAGACGCTGGCCGCTTTGGGTGCAAAGCAAGTAGACAGCCGCGGCATGATGGAAACGGCGCACGATGCCGCCGCCGTTTACGCCGCCCTGCAACAAAGCGGCGCGCAAATCCGCTACTTCCAGCAGGGACACGGTTCGCTGGAAACGTTTTACCTTGATTTCCTGCGCAAAGACGAACCGGCAACAGATAAGCAAAACCCACAATGA
- a CDS encoding BtrH N-terminal domain-containing protein, protein MTEFPHQHTAHCESGVMSTLLKYHGHDLDEAMIFGIANALTFVWLPVVKLGGMPLVSYRIAPRGIIKNTCKALGLKLSARKFSNAQKGQDALDAVLSSGKLAGLQTSVFWLPYFPPQMRFHFNAHNLLVYGKDGSDYLISDPVFETVQRCAAEDLQRARFAKGVLAAKGMMYTLENDRPSEKVKADLPAIIRKAIRKNAKQMLPPVFFVGVKGIRTLAKNIEALPAKRNAKYQKLFLGHLVRMQEEIGTGGAGFRYIYAYFLEQAARICDNPAFQTASEQMTAIGDQWRQFAAMCVKQCKKPSENGCREIAAFLRKIADDEEALWRGLLK, encoded by the coding sequence ATGACCGAATTCCCACACCAGCATACCGCCCACTGCGAAAGCGGCGTAATGTCCACACTGCTCAAATACCACGGCCACGACTTAGACGAAGCCATGATCTTCGGCATCGCCAACGCGCTAACCTTTGTCTGGCTGCCCGTCGTCAAGCTGGGCGGCATGCCGCTGGTTTCCTACCGCATCGCACCGCGCGGCATCATCAAAAACACCTGCAAGGCATTGGGGCTGAAATTGTCCGCCCGCAAATTTTCCAATGCCCAAAAAGGACAAGACGCGCTGGATGCCGTTCTTTCATCGGGCAAACTGGCGGGTTTGCAGACTTCCGTATTCTGGCTGCCGTATTTCCCGCCGCAAATGCGTTTCCATTTCAACGCGCACAATCTCTTGGTATACGGCAAAGACGGCAGCGACTACCTTATCAGCGACCCCGTGTTTGAAACGGTGCAGCGCTGCGCCGCCGAAGATTTGCAGCGGGCGCGTTTCGCCAAAGGCGTATTGGCCGCCAAAGGCATGATGTACACGCTGGAAAACGACAGGCCGTCTGAAAAAGTTAAGGCCGACTTACCCGCCATCATCCGCAAAGCCATACGCAAAAACGCCAAACAAATGCTCCCGCCCGTTTTTTTCGTCGGCGTAAAAGGCATCCGCACGTTGGCAAAAAACATCGAAGCCCTGCCCGCCAAACGAAATGCAAAATACCAAAAGCTGTTCCTCGGCCATCTCGTGCGGATGCAGGAAGAAATCGGCACCGGCGGCGCGGGTTTCCGCTATATCTACGCCTATTTCCTCGAACAGGCCGCCCGTATCTGCGACAACCCCGCGTTTCAGACGGCCTCGGAACAAATGACCGCCATCGGCGACCAATGGCGGCAGTTTGCAGCGATGTGCGTGAAGCAGTGCAAAAAGCCGTCTGAAAACGGCTGCCGCGAAATCGCCGCATTTTTGCGCAAGATTGCGGATGACGAAGAAGCCTTGTGGCGGGGATTGTTGAAATAA
- a CDS encoding beta-ketoacyl-ACP synthase III, protein MIPNNTLKNVYLNRTAAFLPNAPVGNDAIEAVLGMAGELPSRVRRMILRSNGIQTRHYAIDPDSRRATHTNAELAAEAVRRLFVQGIKPEDITSLSCATSYPDQTMPGHGVMVHGLLDMPSCEVLSMAGVCAAGMAAMKHAYNAVRTGEHAHTVAAASENASAVMRGEVFQHETDHKKLENASPEIGFEKDFLRWMLSDGAGAAYLSDRPNSDGLSLKIRWIELLSYANEMPPCMYAGAEFRDGVFEGWKHADPEYSRRHSLMAVKQDVKLLNENIVRYTVEKPLAQIAAKHGIRADEIDWFLPHYSSGFFRDRLSDGLKNIGFEIPQEKWFTNLYTKGNTGSASIYIILEEFMRTFPLERGQKVLCYVPESGRFSTCFMLLEAV, encoded by the coding sequence ATGATTCCAAATAACACACTCAAAAACGTTTACCTCAACCGTACCGCCGCCTTCCTGCCCAACGCCCCCGTCGGCAATGATGCGATAGAAGCCGTACTCGGCATGGCGGGCGAGCTGCCCTCGCGCGTGCGGCGCATGATTTTGCGTTCCAACGGCATCCAAACGCGGCACTACGCCATAGACCCCGACAGCCGCCGCGCCACGCATACCAATGCCGAACTTGCCGCCGAGGCAGTCCGCCGACTGTTCGTACAAGGCATCAAGCCCGAAGACATCACCAGCCTGTCCTGCGCCACGTCCTACCCAGACCAGACCATGCCCGGACACGGCGTGATGGTACACGGTCTTTTAGATATGCCCTCCTGCGAAGTGTTGAGTATGGCAGGCGTGTGCGCGGCAGGCATGGCGGCGATGAAACACGCCTACAACGCCGTCCGCACCGGCGAACATGCCCACACCGTCGCCGCTGCGTCGGAAAACGCTTCGGCGGTGATGCGCGGCGAAGTGTTCCAACACGAAACCGACCATAAAAAGCTGGAAAACGCCTCCCCCGAAATCGGTTTTGAAAAAGACTTTTTGCGCTGGATGCTGTCGGACGGCGCGGGCGCGGCATACTTGTCCGACCGCCCCAATTCAGACGGCCTCAGCCTGAAAATCCGCTGGATAGAGCTGCTCTCCTACGCCAACGAAATGCCGCCCTGCATGTATGCCGGCGCAGAATTCCGCGACGGCGTGTTCGAAGGCTGGAAACACGCCGACCCCGAATACAGCCGCCGCCACAGCCTGATGGCGGTCAAGCAGGACGTAAAACTATTGAACGAAAACATCGTCCGCTACACGGTGGAAAAACCGCTCGCGCAAATCGCCGCCAAACACGGCATCCGCGCCGACGAAATCGACTGGTTCCTGCCGCACTATTCTTCCGGCTTTTTCCGCGACCGCCTTTCAGACGGCCTGAAAAACATCGGCTTTGAAATCCCGCAGGAAAAATGGTTTACCAACCTCTACACCAAAGGCAACACCGGCTCGGCATCGATTTACATCATCCTCGAAGAATTTATGCGCACTTTCCCACTGGAGCGCGGTCAAAAAGTTTTGTGCTACGTTCCCGAAAGCGGGCGTTTCTCAACTTGCTTTATGCTTTTGGAAGCGGTATAG
- a CDS encoding GNAT family N-acetyltransferase — translation MPEVIHYPERRRFQIDINGLEAGYISYTEHNGSWDVDHTEVSPNFRNQGIARMLVDALTAYAEAHGIPLTASCDYAARFIG, via the coding sequence ATGCCCGAAGTGATCCATTACCCCGAACGCCGCCGCTTCCAAATCGACATCAACGGTTTGGAAGCAGGCTACATCAGTTATACCGAACACAACGGAAGCTGGGACGTAGACCATACCGAAGTTTCGCCCAATTTCCGCAATCAGGGCATTGCCCGAATGCTGGTGGATGCGTTGACGGCATATGCCGAAGCGCACGGCATCCCGCTCACCGCAAGCTGCGATTACGCAGCGCGGTTTATCGGCTGA
- a CDS encoding nuclear transport factor 2 family protein produces the protein MDDFERIYRDWHEYAKNRDTDALIALYADDAVFESPLVPAIMDTDSGILCGKAEILRFLQEGTRRRPNDLVRWYRDGRYFVAGDTLVWEYPRQTPDGDQVDILEVMRLESGKIKHHRIYWGWFGTQMLTASALAKAVKA, from the coding sequence ATGGACGATTTTGAACGCATTTACCGCGACTGGCACGAATATGCCAAAAACCGTGACACCGACGCGCTGATTGCGCTGTATGCCGACGACGCCGTATTTGAAAGCCCGCTGGTGCCCGCGATTATGGATACCGACAGCGGCATCCTGTGCGGCAAGGCCGAAATCCTGCGTTTCTTACAGGAAGGCACGCGCCGCCGTCCCAACGATTTGGTGCGCTGGTATCGGGACGGCCGCTATTTTGTTGCGGGCGATACGCTGGTGTGGGAATACCCGCGCCAAACGCCCGACGGCGATCAGGTGGATATTTTGGAAGTGATGCGGCTGGAAAGCGGCAAAATCAAGCACCACCGCATTTATTGGGGCTGGTTCGGCACGCAGATGCTGACAGCTTCGGCACTCGCCAAAGCGGTTAAGGCTTGA
- a CDS encoding outer membrane lipoprotein carrier protein LolA, whose translation MKKTIAAALLTLASPALWAFSTAELAQTLQKPSNVQGAFTQQRQLKSLSKPMVTGGKFVLIPKKGLLWQMQKPFETTLRVRADGIMQWNGNAWTNPNQGKVGQSQQIKLFLDLLGGNTQGLEKQFNLALSGTEKQWTLNLTPKTAVTRQIFNRIAISGDNVVRKIELDEKQGDKTVMQFREVQTGKPLDDFSQKAL comes from the coding sequence ATGAAAAAAACCATCGCCGCCGCCCTTCTCACCCTCGCCAGCCCAGCCTTGTGGGCGTTTTCCACCGCCGAACTCGCCCAAACCCTGCAAAAACCGTCCAACGTACAGGGCGCGTTTACCCAGCAGCGGCAGTTGAAATCCCTGAGCAAACCGATGGTTACGGGCGGGAAATTTGTCCTGATTCCGAAAAAAGGCTTGTTGTGGCAGATGCAAAAACCGTTTGAAACCACCCTGCGCGTGCGTGCGGACGGCATCATGCAGTGGAACGGCAACGCATGGACCAACCCCAACCAAGGCAAGGTCGGACAAAGTCAGCAAATCAAGCTCTTCCTCGACCTGCTCGGCGGCAACACGCAAGGTTTGGAAAAACAATTCAACCTCGCCCTCTCCGGCACTGAAAAGCAATGGACGCTGAATTTGACGCCGAAAACCGCCGTTACCCGCCAAATTTTCAACCGCATCGCCATCAGCGGCGATAACGTGGTGCGTAAAATCGAGTTGGACGAAAAACAAGGCGACAAAACCGTGATGCAGTTCAGAGAGGTGCAAACCGGCAAGCCGCTGGACGATTTCTCTCAGAAAGCCTTGTAA
- a CDS encoding acyl-CoA thioesterase encodes MKKHIYCRHSFEIEVQFFDVDAMHIVWHGNYVKYLETARCAFLSAIGYDYNEMARQGYSWPIVQMNLKYIRPARFGQKIRVDMEIVEIESCLRIDYTIYDVETNEKLTRASTTQAAVSLSDGLMQFQTPDSWLEAVKRHPTFQAV; translated from the coding sequence ATGAAAAAACACATCTACTGCCGCCACAGCTTTGAAATCGAAGTCCAGTTTTTCGACGTGGACGCCATGCACATCGTCTGGCACGGCAACTATGTGAAATACCTCGAAACTGCCCGCTGCGCCTTTTTGTCCGCCATCGGCTACGACTACAATGAAATGGCGCGGCAGGGATATAGTTGGCCGATTGTGCAGATGAACCTCAAATACATCCGCCCCGCCCGCTTCGGTCAAAAAATCCGCGTCGATATGGAGATCGTCGAAATCGAAAGCTGCCTGCGTATCGACTACACGATTTATGATGTTGAAACCAACGAAAAGCTGACCCGCGCCTCGACCACCCAAGCCGCCGTTTCGCTTTCAGACGGCCTGATGCAGTTTCAAACGCCCGACAGTTGGCTGGAAGCCGTGAAAAGGCATCCGACTTTTCAGGCCGTCTGA
- a CDS encoding glycosyl transferase family 2, with amino-acid sequence MTDNTQNHWAAQPERGSRLFLALTTLMVRYLPAFLMRPCIWFVVLYFYATAPKPRRHILRYQTRLQTAFPDTVLPKHSVFKQFIAFGEAICDRFAVWQRKIRYEDLVLEDPDGVYAQISDSVRGQIFACSHLGNTEVCRALVSHHKGFRLNVLVHSKHAQAFNEALQKAGAEHIRLIQVTDLDPTLMMELNRRIEDGEWIAIAADRVPVRGEKTADINFLGHTAPMPQGAWLLAALLKTQVNTLFCVKQNGRYHLKLRRFTDTSNWKRGNREAAVTAAMQGFADILAQECAQNPLQWFNFYDFWSEKAV; translated from the coding sequence ATGACCGACAACACGCAAAACCACTGGGCGGCACAGCCCGAACGCGGCAGCCGCCTGTTTCTCGCCCTGACCACGCTGATGGTGCGCTATCTGCCCGCCTTCCTGATGAGGCCGTGCATCTGGTTTGTGGTACTCTATTTCTACGCCACCGCGCCCAAACCGCGCCGCCATATCCTGCGGTATCAAACCCGTCTTCAGACGGCCTTTCCCGATACCGTTTTGCCGAAACACAGTGTATTCAAACAATTTATCGCGTTCGGCGAGGCAATATGCGACCGTTTTGCCGTGTGGCAGCGCAAAATCCGTTATGAAGATTTGGTACTCGAAGACCCGGACGGCGTTTATGCGCAAATCAGCGATTCGGTACGCGGGCAGATTTTCGCCTGCTCGCACTTGGGCAACACCGAAGTCTGCCGCGCGCTGGTGTCGCACCATAAAGGCTTCAGGCTCAATGTGTTGGTACACAGCAAACACGCGCAGGCGTTCAACGAAGCCTTGCAAAAAGCAGGTGCGGAACACATCCGCCTGATTCAGGTCACGGATTTGGATCCCACCCTGATGATGGAGCTGAACCGCCGCATCGAAGACGGCGAATGGATAGCCATTGCCGCCGACCGCGTACCCGTGCGCGGCGAGAAAACCGCCGACATCAACTTTCTAGGCCATACCGCCCCCATGCCGCAAGGCGCATGGCTCTTGGCGGCGCTCTTGAAAACGCAGGTGAACACGCTGTTTTGCGTCAAGCAAAACGGCCGCTACCATTTGAAACTGCGCCGCTTCACCGACACTTCCAACTGGAAACGCGGCAACCGCGAAGCAGCCGTTACCGCCGCCATGCAGGGCTTCGCCGATATTCTGGCGCAAGAATGCGCGCAAAATCCGCTGCAATGGTTTAATTTTTATGATTTTTGGAGTGAAAAGGCCGTCTGA
- a CDS encoding glycosyltransferase family 2 protein, translating into MKTLVLIPHYNHPAAIARVAQTMHGFGLDVLIVDDGSREECKPVLQALVSDGIRVLYRPINGGKGAAVKTGLKYAEEHGYSHVLQVDADGQHHLDDTPKLLAAAEQNPEAVVCGWPQYGGDAPKARLYGRKITDFWNMLHTWSCDIKDGMCGFRLYPLAPALSVVREETVGDRMDFDTEILIRLYWRGVKPVWIKTPVQYAADGVSHFNAFADNVRISKMHTRLFLGMLRRRLGALFGKGRLKQ; encoded by the coding sequence ATGAAAACCCTAGTGTTAATCCCCCACTACAACCACCCCGCCGCCATCGCCCGCGTCGCACAGACCATGCACGGCTTCGGTTTGGACGTATTGATTGTGGACGACGGTTCGCGCGAAGAATGCAAACCCGTATTGCAGGCATTGGTTTCAGACGGCATCCGCGTCCTTTACCGCCCCATCAACGGCGGCAAAGGCGCGGCGGTCAAAACCGGTTTGAAATACGCCGAAGAACACGGCTACAGCCATGTTTTGCAGGTCGATGCCGACGGTCAGCACCATCTGGACGACACGCCCAAACTCTTGGCGGCGGCGGAACAAAACCCCGAAGCCGTCGTCTGCGGCTGGCCGCAATACGGCGGCGACGCACCCAAAGCGCGGCTGTACGGGCGCAAAATTACCGACTTCTGGAACATGCTGCACACTTGGTCGTGCGACATCAAAGACGGCATGTGCGGCTTCCGCCTGTACCCGCTCGCCCCCGCGCTTTCGGTCGTCCGCGAAGAAACCGTGGGCGACCGCATGGATTTCGACACGGAAATCCTCATCCGCCTGTACTGGCGCGGCGTAAAGCCGGTTTGGATTAAAACGCCCGTACAATACGCCGCCGACGGCGTGTCCCACTTCAACGCCTTCGCCGACAACGTGCGCATCAGCAAAATGCACACGCGGCTGTTTTTAGGGATGTTGCGGCGTCGTTTGGGCGCTCTATTCGGGAAAGGTCGTCTGAAACAATGA
- a CDS encoding class I SAM-dependent methyltransferase, which translates to MHLFPALAQRYSEEHQSAGEAQRLAQEIAFAPIVFQVSRLMVKFGILDLLNDHSDGLTQAEIAEKAQISGYAAQVLLEASLSIGTVHTRDNRYFISKAGWFLLKDKMARVNMDFTQEICYQGMFDLEKTLQTGKPEGLKVFGSWPTIYEGLSSLPSVAQEKWFAFDHYYSDNSFAEALKTVFAKPVKKLLDVGGNTGRWAEQCVGYNAEVEVTIMDLPQQIALMREATKGKTGAERIHAHPANLLDPEVPFPTGFDAIWMSQFLDCFSEEQVTGILRRAAASMSAHTSLYIMEPCWDRQQYETAAYCLTMTSLYFTAMANGNSKIFHSEDLIRCVENAGLKVAEISDGIGRGHSILRCEKVV; encoded by the coding sequence ATGCACCTTTTTCCAGCACTAGCACAACGTTATTCCGAAGAACACCAGTCCGCAGGCGAAGCGCAGCGTTTGGCGCAGGAAATCGCCTTTGCGCCGATTGTGTTTCAAGTATCCCGCCTGATGGTGAAATTCGGCATTTTGGATTTGCTGAACGACCATTCAGACGGCCTTACTCAAGCCGAAATTGCCGAGAAAGCGCAAATCAGCGGTTACGCCGCGCAAGTGCTGCTTGAAGCCTCGCTCTCCATCGGCACGGTACATACCCGCGACAACCGCTATTTCATCAGCAAAGCCGGCTGGTTCTTACTGAAAGACAAAATGGCGCGCGTGAACATGGATTTCACGCAGGAAATCTGTTACCAAGGCATGTTTGACTTGGAAAAAACCCTGCAAACGGGCAAACCCGAAGGGCTGAAAGTTTTCGGCAGCTGGCCGACGATTTACGAAGGCCTCTCCTCGCTGCCGAGCGTCGCGCAGGAAAAATGGTTTGCCTTCGACCACTATTATTCCGACAATTCCTTTGCCGAAGCGCTGAAAACCGTGTTCGCCAAACCGGTTAAAAAGCTGCTCGATGTTGGCGGCAACACCGGCCGCTGGGCGGAACAATGCGTCGGCTACAACGCCGAAGTCGAAGTCACCATCATGGATTTGCCGCAACAAATCGCCCTGATGCGCGAGGCGACCAAAGGCAAAACCGGCGCGGAACGCATCCATGCCCACCCCGCCAACCTGCTCGACCCCGAAGTCCCCTTCCCGACGGGTTTCGACGCGATTTGGATGAGCCAGTTTTTAGACTGTTTCAGCGAAGAACAAGTTACCGGCATCCTGCGCCGTGCCGCCGCTTCCATGAGTGCGCACACCAGCCTCTACATCATGGAACCCTGCTGGGACAGGCAGCAATACGAAACCGCCGCCTACTGCCTGACCATGACCAGCCTGTATTTCACCGCCATGGCCAACGGCAACAGCAAAATCTTCCATTCCGAAGACCTGATACGCTGCGTTGAAAACGCCGGATTGAAAGTGGCGGAAATTTCAGACGGCATCGGACGCGGACACAGCATCCTGCGCTGCGAGAAGGTCGTCTGA
- a CDS encoding AMP-binding protein, with product MHLTQILSPSLPQQDLIATHPNWTRADFNRAVFRLSGRLKTANVQTAALWFDDAALFACAVLAVWHSGGRVLLLPNLARDNLDWGRTADVFLTDSEDLQSKLDSQTEQRDESGQPLDVQSNPPVWHLPDLLAHTSPENPTPAPENHLIPDHAEAWLKTSGSSGEAQVIVKTAAQMQAEALMLADALPFGRGGETVIGSVIPQHLYGFTFRFALALTMGWPMERRQAVYPENLLASTAAHEKVVWIASPAVLNRLGENRNWQSIGHKIAGIVSAGGALPEATADLLQQAAVRPFEVYGSTETGVIASRRESREWRPFAGVEIGQNAEGALWASSPWSPERRQTADLIEPQPDGFLLLGRQDRIIKFEDKRVSLTQIEHELLRHPWITDAHCGRHPQHQRIAIWAALNADGIAALRDQGRAAVADALKRHLAATQDTIALPRYWRFADSLPRNAQAKIAAADFQTAFTVAQTSPVWSKTSSEEETAAETFIGRVPLDLVYFGGHFATFPLVPGVVELQWVRDLAARHPWGRQRVVRVENLKYQQFVRPHDEVSVELKYDEAKNKLSFKVSNGDNPCASGRIVFEVV from the coding sequence ATGCACTTAACCCAAATCCTATCCCCTTCCCTACCTCAACAAGACCTTATCGCTACCCATCCAAATTGGACGCGCGCTGATTTCAACCGTGCGGTTTTCCGGCTGTCAGGTCGTCTGAAAACGGCAAACGTGCAAACTGCCGCGTTGTGGTTTGACGATGCCGCGCTGTTTGCCTGCGCCGTGTTGGCGGTGTGGCATTCGGGCGGGCGGGTGTTGCTGCTGCCGAATCTGGCGCGGGACAATTTGGACTGGGGGCGGACGGCGGATGTGTTTTTGACGGATTCCGAAGATTTGCAAAGCAAGTTGGACAGCCAAACCGAACAACGCGATGAATCCGGACAGCCGTTGGATGTGCAATCCAACCCACCCGTGTGGCACCTGCCCGATTTACTTGCACACACGTCGCCTGAAAACCCGACGCCCGCCCCTGAAAACCATCTGATTCCCGACCATGCCGAAGCATGGCTGAAAACGTCGGGTTCCAGCGGCGAGGCGCAGGTGATTGTGAAAACCGCCGCGCAGATGCAGGCGGAAGCCCTGATGTTGGCGGATGCGCTGCCGTTCGGGCGCGGCGGGGAAACGGTTATCGGCAGCGTTATTCCGCAACACCTTTACGGCTTCACTTTCCGTTTCGCGCTTGCGCTGACAATGGGCTGGCCTATGGAGCGGCGGCAGGCGGTTTATCCGGAAAACCTGCTCGCAAGCACGGCGGCGCATGAAAAAGTGGTGTGGATTGCCAGTCCGGCGGTACTCAACCGCTTGGGCGAAAACCGCAACTGGCAGAGCATCGGCCATAAAATCGCGGGCATCGTGTCGGCGGGCGGCGCGCTGCCCGAAGCCACGGCGGATTTGCTGCAACAGGCTGCCGTCCGCCCGTTTGAAGTGTACGGCAGCACCGAAACCGGCGTGATTGCGTCGCGTCGGGAAAGCCGCGAATGGCGGCCGTTTGCCGGCGTGGAAATCGGGCAGAATGCAGAAGGCGCATTGTGGGCATCTTCGCCGTGGTCGCCCGAACGCCGCCAGACCGCCGATTTAATCGAGCCGCAGCCCGACGGTTTCCTGCTGCTCGGCCGCCAAGACCGCATCATCAAATTCGAGGACAAACGCGTGTCGCTGACCCAAATCGAACACGAACTTTTACGGCATCCGTGGATCACCGACGCCCATTGCGGCCGCCATCCGCAACATCAGCGCATCGCCATATGGGCGGCGTTGAACGCGGACGGTATCGCCGCCCTGCGCGACCAAGGCCGAGCCGCCGTTGCCGACGCGCTCAAACGCCACCTTGCCGCCACGCAGGACACCATCGCCCTGCCCCGTTACTGGCGTTTCGCCGACAGCCTGCCGCGCAACGCTCAGGCCAAAATCGCTGCCGCCGATTTTCAGACGGCCTTTACCGTCGCCCAGACATCGCCTGTTTGGTCAAAAACATCGTCTGAAGAAGAAACCGCCGCCGAAACCTTCATCGGCCGCGTGCCGCTTGATTTGGTCTATTTCGGCGGCCATTTCGCCACCTTCCCGCTCGTACCCGGCGTAGTCGAGCTGCAATGGGTGCGCGATCTGGCGGCGCGTCATCCGTGGGGCAGGCAGCGCGTCGTCCGCGTGGAAAACCTGAAATACCAGCAGTTCGTCCGTCCGCATGACGAAGTGTCGGTGGAGCTGAAATACGATGAAGCCAAAAACAAATTGAGCTTTAAAGTCAGCAACGGCGACAATCCGTGCGCATCGGGTCGGATTGTGTTCGAGGTCGTCTGA